The window CACAGTGGTGCAATAGAATCAATTTAGAAATACCTACATTTGACAAAATATACTGCTTGTCATAAAGCaagacatatatatatgtactttACACATAATTACTTCAGTCTTTTTCTGATTCtgaaatttttttattttattgaagttATCAGTGACTAGTTTTATCATTCCATGTACTGCATATCACTACTTTTTATGTATTCATATGTATATTAATGTGTTTCATTTACTTTACTCTGCTAATGTATACAACATGTTGGCTGGTTTAAGTAAAATGTGTCATAGCTTGATTGGCTGTGTGTCCCCTCTCGTCTCTTCAGATGACACTGATGGGCCTCCTCTTCCACCTGCTCCAGAGTGTCAGGTGAGGACTTTGATGTAATCTTATATATTATGAATTTCAACTAACttgtactttttaaatatgGAACAGTGTTTCAGACTTTTCTAAAGACCTTTCagtcatcatcctcctcctgttGTCATagtgaaatgtcaaatgaaCGCTCATCTGACAGCATTTCTTTATTGTTCTCTCATTTTATGCTGTCTGTTGACATCAAAAGTGACTGGTTAAAGAGCAAATCCTAAAAACAGATCATCTAACATTTTAAAGCCTAGCagatagtaccagtcaaaatgGGAATGAATGGGAAGGTGAAATTCTCCTGTTTGAAACCAAACTcctgtttagttttgtttgttctcctcctcatccagcTGGTCCAGTCGCTGGGCGTGGCCATCTACCGAGCGCTGGACTGGGGGCTGGACGACAGCGAGGAGCGGGAGCTCAGCCCACAGCTGGAGCGCCTCATTGAACGTATGGCTGGAGAGGACCACGGCGAAGATGGAGACAGGACCGCTGGAAATGGCACAACTGATGAAGGCTACAGtggacaggaagaggaggaggaggaggaagaccaGGAGAACGAGGGAGCGATAAGGCCGGTGTGTACGTTCCGCCAGGTGATGGCGCTGTGTGCGTCTCGGCTGGCCAACCCAAGCTTGGCTCCAGAACACTACCAAGCTGTGTGCAGGGCTCTGTTTGTAGAGACCATGGAGCTGCAGACCTTCCTCATCAAGATCAGAGATGCTAAGGAGGTACGTTGGGTTGTCATGTTAGTGTCAAGGTAACAGCGGCTCACTTTTATAGTTATGTAGCTGGAAATGTTTGTGTCATTAATAAGAGAAGGTGTGGCCTGCTTTTTATTTACTTCAGTGGAGTCATTGCTTATGCCTCCAGCTGCTTGCACCTTGCTGTGAGTGCAGTCTGAATTTGAAATGCTTATAAACACACTCCATTAATATTCCTGTTGCTACAGAGCCGAGACTGATAAATGACTGAAGATGCCGCCTCCAGTTTCCCTCCAGTACTCAACCTCAAATCCTCACTTCTGTCGTGTTGCTACAGTGGTTCACCCTTGTAGCCTTGTACATTATGCAGAATCAATGCGATGTGTTCTTGCAGATGGAGGACAGTCGTCAAACAACTGATGCGACTAAAATTGGAGTGCTCCATGTTAATTCACCTTACTATGAGTATGAGCTTTGATggcatcatcagggttattgtCTCTAGACTGGAGCGCTTCCTTCAAAACTATACAAGACAttatgcagctgttttcacaggctgagtaggaCTCTGTGACAAGTAAACTGATCTTTATGTGTGGAATTGATTGAATGCCCCTTAGGTTAAGTTTAAAGGGTAATTCAGGttgtgtttggttgtgtgtgtctttatgtccatgtgtctgtgtgtgtgtgtgtgtgcatgtatttgtcGGCTAATACTACTGAACCCATCAGcgtaatattttttgtgcacatttatgactttgtgctcaaggacctctcatggttgcagtgattcacaattgttgaaaaacctattttataacaCGTTTTATACCACCATTACCTGCTGACTCCTCACTCTTAACAAGCAGGTAGGGGCCGCAAGTGATCAACAATTgcagcaaaaggcatttctggCAATTGGCTAAGCTAAAAACAAGTCTGCTGCAGGCCGCATTTTGGTCTTTgttgtggctcaaaaactgacatccatagaaaggtttggtctcatcttgaaccggagcatctgcagattaattccatacctgatatgttatgatccactaaagttaggcatGATGTGAGATGAATAATTCCCCATTTTTGTTAGCTTCATCaccatcttgactgtaagggAGCCAAGAGGGACAACTGAATGAGATTCAACTTTTCTTTgttagagaggagagagggaggtagggaggttttattttgtatggtgtgttacaacaaaatgttctaaataaataatgaaatgttctaaataaacaacaatgtttaaattgagaAGTTTGGGCTTACCGTCCCATTTATTGTTTCCttattaagtttatacagttaGGTGAACCCAAGAGGACGCTCTGCTACAGTACCATTACACTATTCTATGCATCTTAAAGAGAACTGAGACTATACATGGCCCCTAGACACACCTGGCAGAGATCTGCACTCAACTGAATGCACTCTTCTAGTTACaactgagatctgggaacacaacataaaacacaagcaCTCAGATAGTTTTAATCAAACCCCCAGTTTAGTCAAAtgtatttggaagagaaaatcAAGGTAAACTTGTTGTAAACATCAGTCACAGTACAGACCCGATCCCTGGTTCAACCCCTTGACCTTCTGTACTTGCTGTACTGGTGCCTGCACAAGGTTTTCCTAAGGAGCgagggattattattattattgacagCTGGTGTTTCTTGCCCTGACTTCAATGTCACATAAACAAAAACTTCTTCCATCAAAACAATTTGAAAGATGCTCTAATCACATAAAATTTCCACACACAGTATTGTCAGTGTTGAAAACtgtaatcattaaaaaaaaaaaggtaaaatgttttatcttgtttttattacacaGTTGTTGAAGAAGATCACAACAGAGGAAGCTGTTGAAGACAAGTCTACAGCTGAGCTGGACGCCCTGAAACACAGAGACTGGGTGAGACGAGACGAGCGAGGGCACGGTGTGACGGGGAGGACAATACAACAGTGTGTCTGACTgaagtgttgttgtgttgatgcatacagatgtgtgtgttgttgaggttgttgttttcattccaGGCACGTCTGTGGGTGCAGCTGATGAAGGAGCTCAGGCAGGGAGTGAAGCTGAAGAAGGTGCAGGAGCAGCCGTTCAACCCGCTGCCCACCGAGTACAGCCTCACACCGTTCGAGATGCTGATGCAGGACATACGAGCACGCAAGTTCCAGCTACGCAAAGTCATGGTGAGACATACGACTTAGTTTGATGACATATGAAAATTTCGAGATATGTGGTGATGAAAATATCAGGTGTTAACTGGTTAAAATGTCTTAATGTTAATTcttcacatgtgaaatattgAATGGCAGTGACAGCTTACATGGAAGCACTCAAGAATCATGAAAGTGATAGGGAAGTGGCACTCAAAGAATAAGAGATGAAAGCAATTAAAATGAGATGGAACAAAGCAGATGAAATGTCAGCAGAGGTTTAAATTGCTGAAAGCAATTGAATCAAAACATCCCAGATCTTAAGGATGCAAATCATGAaatctttccttcttttctgaAATCTTAATCCTGCCAAAAATGCTGTGATCATTACTTGACTTGGCAGGAGTCACACTGTGACTCATGTCTTCTAAAGACCTTGAATCTCATATTCTCTTTTACTGACAATGCACTACACCATATATAGGATCTATGTAGGATCCAGGAGAAAATATTATGTAGCAGGCATACGTGTAGCAGAGTGTCACCTTGAGGCTTTTTCCACAGGCAGATACATAATTCAGCCTCAGAGCACAAATATTAATGAAGGCTTCTCTATCCGTCTGTTGTTCTGGCAGCAGTTCATTGCCAGAAACCACTAATTGGATTATAGAGACTGTGTATTCACTATAATTGGGTTTTTTACTATTGTGATGTATAGTGTTTGCgcattataattattttatacaaTTAGATATAATATATCTAGTGGTGTATGGCAATCATATCATATTAGGAGTCTTGTATGAGTATTGTGTAGATTTTTGTGTGTGGTattattgcatattttattttacagtctaTATTCTGTGGACTAATGATGGACTTAATTTGCTCTAAAATATTTCAAGAGCCAAGAGTTACTGTGTACTGCACTACCCAGAGTGAATGCTTTACAGACACGGTGCTACAGATAGTATTGttcttcttgtctttctcaGGTGGATGGTGACATTCCTACCAGAGTGAAGAGAAACGCCCACGAACTGATACTGGATTTCATCAGGTCAAGACCTCCACTCAAACCAGTGAGTGTGCTTATTCTTGTAATACAAGTTCACAGCAGTCATGTGGAGGAGGGTATCTACAggagtgtcttttttttttactggttaTCCACATGATGTCCTGAAAAATTAGGCTGTATCATACCTGAGCaatacagaatgatgtatgtaatAACCACTGTAGAAAGAAAGATACGTGTATAATTTAAAGTGAATAGTCGAATAGATTGGTCTGCAAACAAAGGTTTATTAGGTTAAACTCTTGAGGTTAAGTATAATATATTAGTATAATATATGCATAGACTGACACATTACTAACACTAGCTACCATTTATACATAATGTAACTAGCTTTTACTAGTAACTCGTTTTTTTCTACTGTCTATCTACTTTTTCAGAAGTATTAATGAGTTCTGATGATTTCTCATCAGGTTGGGGAGCGcagcctccctcctcctcccccgcAGGAGCAGTCCCTCCATGACCGGGTCCTGGCTGAGATCAAGCAGGAGAGAAAGCTCAGGCCTGTGGTCCTGCCCAACTCCAGACGTAAGGGGACAATCACTCACCGCAGGTTGATACATACCTAAATTAAAGCCACACACCACAGGTCAAGCTCACAACGGTGACTCTATCTGTCAGTGCTGAAAAATCGTAATTTAGTTCTTTgaatactgaatgtaaaatacggtcatgaaaacagaaacaacaacccTTTTCATTTACTGCTGAAATACAATTATCAAGTTTTGTATTGGCAAAATGCATCTGTCTTCATAGGAACAGTTTGATGATGTCTGGAATTATGGTGATATTAAGAGAAGTAAAAGATGAGGTCTACTGGCTGCTTTGGACTTTATTCTTAacgtgcctgtgtgtttgtgtttgtctctaaACCACCTATTTTAAATCAATGCATGACTTTCATAGTGACCCATGTTACACTCTTGCTGTGCTATCCAGAAAGTAAATGTTATACTGAAGGTGAATGGACAACCCACTCTGCTAAATAATGATTTCAGGGCTGAAGCTGTAGTTAGTACACTCTGTACTGTAGCCTGTGATGGTCACACTTGAGTTAAGTACTGTGTACAAGTTTGTAAGCTGTAGTGTGTAACGagtattttttccattttgagcTACAGTATATGTGGAGGTGGTATTGTATTTCATAAATATTGACCAGCTATTTACAGATCAAGGTCAATTCAGTGTGTAGGCTGTTGATAAAGGAGCCTCATTTTGCAAACATGCTggacaaaaaacacactgattgCTTTGTTTTAAGCAGCTGTTGCTAAGTTGTGAAGACAAGAGGTTAGGTCTCTGGAAATgattaataacattattattgcaacagtacagtacagtggtCAGAGAGACTGGAACTAGGCAACCCTTCATTTTAGTCAGCCTTGGACCTGCTGATATGTCCATGAACAAGGCACTGAATCCCCACTAGTCTTTTTTCAGTTCTTGTGAAAAACCGTCAAGAATCACATAGTGAATTAAATTATTTGCACTGTGAAGATACTTCATATTACTGGTGGTACTTTCTGAAGCAGTACTGTTCAGCTTTGGCAGTAGTGACTGGCATTAGCACCAGAGACAAACAGGTTGAACTGATTGTTAGTAGAATCAATGCCTCTCATGTCATAGCAAGTGTTCCCATTAAACCAGTGGCTTCCTGTCTCAACCCCTGGTCCACAGCAACTTCTGGCTGAGTGTGTAGATAAACTTAAgggaagttttttttctttttttcttttttttttttttttttttacctatttGACTATCAGTCATTTCCAGAAAGGTTAAagctgcaatatttttttttcttttggccaCTTAGGGGCAGATGAACaatctgaaaacacactaaTGACACATTAGCatgatatatactgtagatgttatggctaacatgttagcaaacagcttcctattacacattcagcagccagggagcaacattagcatttatttgaagTCGTGGTCTGGCCACATGGTATATATAggcccaatattcactctccttttagttcCGTTTTAGTCAGCAGAAAGAGGCAGCAGAAActagctgtaaacacaacagtgaCGAATAAGTTGTCATGGCTAACTGTTAGCACTCAGTTGCTTACttaacatccagcagacacaaaacaatatTAGCATTTATTTAGAGTCTTTCTGTTGTcctgtccaatattcactctcctttgagcgttgttttggtctccatcaactcctgagaaaaatatctgtcccttaagctgctaaatgctccattaagTTTACCAGCTAGTTTCTAACTTtttctgtttggtgctggacagattttctttctttttcgcCAACAATGTTGTTTGCTACTACAAATGACTCCTTTCACACTACATATAGCCATTTGAGCAAttcttaaaaatatgaataaggGCAGCCCTTTTCCCAGTTGGGTGTAGTACAACAATCTGTAAACGTTGACTATCcccttataaagttgatatggcaaatgTGTTAGCTCTGATTTGGATTTCACCAATTCCTCAAGGAAGTATCTGATTCTTAAGCGGCTAACCAGCTATttgctaattttgtctgtctgttgtttggtgctgggcaggtagtgtacagtaggtttatcagaggttttttgttaaaacagctgcctgctttcCCCGGTTCAAGTCTGGCTGGTGACCATTGTTGCGTCTCTCTGCTATTTGCTGTCATCTGTCTACAGTCTGCAATAGAGGAATAAAAAGGCCAAAAATACCTTAATGTATAAACAATtctgattagtgcagctttaagtgcAGTTAGTACTTGAAGAACAGTGTCCTCTAGtctctctgctttgtgcttTAAAGCAACACAGCAAATGTTGCTCCAAATACAACTAAGTGACACACTATGACATTAACTGCAGTGTAAAAAGTGCTGTAGTTCCTTCCAGTGTTGGTCTTGTTGGTTTATTGTAATTATACTCATGTCTAAAATTGAGTGTGGTAGTGAGTTATTGATGCTAAAAAGCTGCACGCAGCACACAGAATCACTGATCTCAGTGTCTCTGACATCTTTGTTCCCTGACAGTGTTTTTGGTTTCTCTTCCCTCAGCGTTTGGCTCTCTGCCCTGCCTGGCTCAGACTTGTCCTTGTAATGTCAAATCTACTTCATGTATCGACCTGTCCGTATCGGAGCCCGGCCCCCGGCCGCCGTCCCGCCCTCGCGTCCTGCTCAAGGCCCCGACTCTGGCTGAGATGGAGGAGATGAACATATCTGAGGTGAGGCGAGGCATTGAGGTCTTGGAGGGgtgaaaaatacaaattgtTGGAATCATTGTTGCCATCTGTAAGGGCTGACAGCAGcacatgttttgtttcacaGCCTAAGTGGGTTAAGAGGCCTGTCTGGTGAAAAGTGAATCAGTGATTGGGATGAAACCTCCACTCTTTTGCACAAAGACTCAACAACTTGGAAAATcgactttttttccccctctcttgTTGCTCTGCGtttcatcaaacatcaaaacTTGACAAAGTGTGTCTCTTTTACATTTCAGAGTTTAAAAAGATACCCTCACTGGCCCAAAGGGGGTGCTAGCTGCAGGTCAAAACTAAATTCTGCTTCATCCAGGGAAATAACATCTTTACTCTTGCCTTCTCAGTGacttcagttttctttttcaccTCAGTTTTGCAGTCTGTAGTCTTTTCTTAGCTGTAAGTGAAATAAGCCAAATTTAGGTGAGAACGGTACCATGGGTATATGATGCTCTTTCTTTATTCCCTCTCTTCTACTTTGTTTGCAGCAAATATTTTTGTGGAAGTCATACAAAACACAGTCTTTCACAGTAGTTTAAGCTTCCTTTGTGGTCACAGGCAAGCTCTTTGCATCCAGTAGTAATGTCCTGGCCTGTGAAGCAGTATGAACCCTCTGTCCAGTGGCACAGACAGTTAATACATACTGCAATATCCCATCTGCCACTCCAATATCAACACATTTAAAGCCGATTAAAtttttctgcaaacatttcttGGAGGCACAGCTGCCAAATAAGGGATTCTAGATGTTGTCCTTTTTTAGTTCAACAATCAAGATGTAAAATTGTCATCTTATTTTTCAACtacagtacaagtcaaaagtttggacacactttctctttaAAGTGagtgggaaagtgtgtccaaacttttgacttgtactgtatgtacagtaatacAACTATTTTCCTTTGAATTCTTGTATTTTCGAGGCTACAGAGGCAAAAAGCTAGTCATTCTTTGTTTAGCAATCCAAGCATTACTTGGGTTTATGAATTTCAATATTTATGTGCCCCCAGTCTTAGGTTTCAAGATTTGCATAATGTACTCTCTGTTTGATTATGCATTCTGTTGTAGACCTGGAACAATTTGTCAAGTATTAAAAGGCTGATCAATAGAAAAATAAGCGGCAAGTATGTTGTCAATTAAAGGTAAAGTCAGCAATTCTGATCCAATACACTCTTTGTTAAATTCAGTGAATATCGCCTCACGGTCCACTAGCTGTCCGTTCTGTGtttgcactgaaaaaaaatccagtgtcCATACACTGCCGTGAGTCTGTAAatgggcatgtaaacacagtagCTTGGAGCGAATCACACAACACTACTCCAGTCAATCAGCAGCAGGGGGCGTTGGTGCTCGTTCACAGGACAGGGGGAcatcatcagagcagctgatgACAAATATCCCGCTGTAgatgtgttttcaacttatcaactgtatcaatgaatcaatacatacaaacactgtcGATTTCTTCCCGTGcagccgacatgcaaactattttagTTCAGTAAATTTCTTCTGTCAGTCAGCCTAGTGAAGCTAGATGACAGTCAAATATTTTACTCTTATGTACTTTTTTATCCTGtgtctgctttgttttcacttcacCATGACTTAATTGTCTTCCTTCACCTCCGTTTCCGCCTAATGCTGCCATCTTCCTTATCTCTCCTGTCCCTGCCTCATGATCCTCACTCTCCTTTTCCATTTCCTCCTCCACCCTGCCCTCCTCTTCACCTTGTCctcctgcaggaggaggagtcTCCAGACAATGCGGAGCTGAGGAGGGCAGATAGCTCCCCCACGCCTCTGAAAAGAGATCGCTCCTTTTCAGAGCACGACCTGGCCTTGCTCCGGGGGGAGATGCTTCCTTCACTCTCTGAGTCTACCCAGCTGGGTGGGGTGGTCAAGCTGAGGGGCGAGAGGCCGCGGTCCAGGACGCTGACAGGCGCC is drawn from Thunnus thynnus chromosome 5, fThuThy2.1, whole genome shotgun sequence and contains these coding sequences:
- the spire2 gene encoding protein spire homolog 2, with product MARSTNRSTEEGESRVTAPVDRGEARDLAEPRELSLEEVLKSYEQPINEEQAWAVCYQCCSGLRVPRPPAGTVNRVKDPSSILLHRDGTVSLEPQRRHSDDTDGPPLPPAPECQLVQSLGVAIYRALDWGLDDSEERELSPQLERLIERMAGEDHGEDGDRTAGNGTTDEGYSGQEEEEEEEDQENEGAIRPVCTFRQVMALCASRLANPSLAPEHYQAVCRALFVETMELQTFLIKIRDAKELLKKITTEEAVEDKSTAELDALKHRDWARLWVQLMKELRQGVKLKKVQEQPFNPLPTEYSLTPFEMLMQDIRARKFQLRKVMVDGDIPTRVKRNAHELILDFIRSRPPLKPVGERSLPPPPPQEQSLHDRVLAEIKQERKLRPVVLPNSRPFGSLPCLAQTCPCNVKSTSCIDLSVSEPGPRPPSRPRVLLKAPTLAEMEEMNISEEEESPDNAELRRADSSPTPLKRDRSFSEHDLALLRGEMLPSLSESTQLGGVVKLRGERPRSRTLTGAGPPPYHRASFPVHGWVPPSPARLSLSSVDETTEGSETISGSRVGDEHQWMEEFSHPVESLALTVDEVINVRRVLVKAEMEKFLQSKELYNNLKRGKVCCCCRVKFPLFSWPSTCLLCKRSVCGSCSAKMKIPSKKMAHIPVYTVGFHSTPKSHGHKSQVYKSLRTLSRRSVEEEFPHLYAHGCTLRDICAECTKFVADVISSSRRSLDILNNTPKREAKAAAAAAATAAAQRPQLQRQSNLETFPQPSPPLLSHPPPYPQSPGHPQLPPQSYHHQQRLHASSPSPSLKLHAKTINNVNQ